One Rosa chinensis cultivar Old Blush chromosome 5, RchiOBHm-V2, whole genome shotgun sequence genomic region harbors:
- the LOC112167732 gene encoding 30S ribosomal protein S10, chloroplastic isoform X1 → MAVSSISATLIPSLPLSNSSPFPSSKAKLTSFSLPASHNVTKLPALRPSLLSSTRVYAAPEVLDSPVPPPEILEGPNSDETPSTSSLSIGGDDKITPKQKIRIKLRSYFVPLIEDSCKQIMDAARNTNAKTMGPVPLPTKKRIYCVLKSPHVHKDARFHFEIRTHQRLIDILYPTAQTIDSLMQLDLPAGVDVEVKL, encoded by the exons ATGGCGGTTTCTTCAATTTCCGCAACCCTAATTCCTTCTCTTCCCCTCTCCAATTCTTCTCCATTTCCTTCCTCTAAAGCCAAGCTCACTTCTTTCTCTTTGCCCGCTTCCCACAATGTCACAAAGCTTCCAGCTTTGAGACCCTCACTGTTGTCATCCACTAGGGTCTATGCTGCTCCTGAAGTCCTCGATAGCCCAGTTCCGCCTCCAGAAATCCTTGAAGGGCCCAATTCCGACGAG ACTCCGAGCACTTCGTCACTCAGCATTGGTGGGGATGATAAG ATAACACCGAAGCAGAAGATTAGGATTAAGCTTAGATCGTACTTTGTGCCTCTGATAGAGGATTCTTGCAAGCAGATAATGGATGCTGCAAGGAACACAAATGCAAAGACTATGGGCCCTGTGCCCTTACCAACTAAAAAGCGGATCTACTGTGTTCTGAAATCACCCCATGTCCACAAGGATGCAAGGTTCCATTTTGAGATCCGTACCCACCAGCGACTTATTGACATTCTTTACCCAACTGCCCAGACGATCGATTCCTTGATGCAACTTGACCTTCCTGCTGGAGTTGATGTTGAGGTCAAGCTTTGA
- the LOC112166333 gene encoding F-box protein CPR1 — MSQKSESSLENLESEGMIPHLPQEIRLNILFRLPVEGLIRCTSVRKSWRTVIKDQSFIGDYNSCAKNSAIENGTQLLLVHGTAFTFEVERGIVSGALLGHEVYSLHYDDPTFLEHSRIRVPVVPRWNICFRVAGICDGIVLLADDVPIYGYNFILCNPFLRKSVILPHPNVTFETHGLYEASVGFGHDAMKNDYKVVMLASLLDELPGSESRTVVEVYSLVAHSWKDPQIAPLIRIEGRARAAFFDGALHWPASRRENNNCCNFILVFDVSTESFRPEIMMPESVRTLVEVKSLELSLSSDQKSIALFVEDADVLQVWVLNDYGRPESWTLLMQEAPFTSLCFMRSGELLLADDLEGYYGLLSQKPVSRERRRLEVTGYGDYTVDSYGQTLQLLNEENARSY, encoded by the exons GAATCCTCGTT GGAGAACTTGGAATCTGAAGGAATGATTCCCCATCTTCCTCAGGAGATCAGACTAAACATCTTGTTTAGGCTACCAGTAGAGGGCTTGATCAGATGCACCTCTGTGCGCAAGTCTTGGAGAACAGTGATAAAAGACCAGAGCTTCATCGGAGACTATAACAGCTGTGCAAAGAATTCTGCTATCGAGAATGGTACTCAACTGTTATTGGTCCATGGTACTGCTTTTACCTTTGAGGTCGAAAGGGGAATCGTTTCCGGTGCATTATTAGGACATGAAGTTTACTCCTTGCACTATGATGACCCCACTTTTCTTGAGCACAGCAGGATTCGAGTTCCAGTTGTTCCTAGGTGGAATATATGTTTTCGTGTTGCTGGCATTTGTGATGGCATAGTTTTGCTTGCAGATGATGTACCTATATACGGTTACAACTTCATATTATGCAATCCATTCCTAAGAAAGTCGGTTATCCTTCCCCATCCTAATGTTACCTTCGAGACTCATGGTCTCTATGAAGCTTCTGTTGGGTTTGGTCATGATGCTATGAAAAATGACTATAAGGTTGTGATGCTTGCCAGTCTTTTGGATGAATTACCGGGTAGTGAAAGTCGAACTGTTGTTGAGGTTTATTCACTTGTTGCACACTCTTGGAAGGACCCTCAAATTGCTCCTCTAATTAGAATTGAGGGACGTGCACGCGCTGCTTTTTTTGATGGTGCTCTTCATTGGCCAGCATCGCGGAGGGAAAATAACAATTGTTGCAATTTTATTTTGGTATTTGATGTCAGCACTGAATCATTTCGCCCAGAGATAATGATGCCAGAGAGTGTAAGAACACTCGTGGAAGTCAAGTCTTTGGAATTGTCTCTTTCGAGTGATCAGAAATCCATTGCTTTATTCGTTGAAGACGCTGATGTTCTTCAGGTTTGGGTATTGAATGATTATGGCAGGCCTGAGTCCTGGACCCTATTGATGCAAGAAGCACCATTTACTTCATTATGTTTCATGAGAAGTGGTGAATTATTACTTGCTGATGATCTGGAAGGGTACTATGGATTACTTTCACAAAAACCTGTGTCCCGAGAACGTAGAAGACTTGAGGTTACTGGATATGGGGACTACACTGTGGATTCTTATGGTCAGACCCTCCAATTACTCAACGAGGAGAATGCAAGATCCTACTGA
- the LOC112167732 gene encoding 30S ribosomal protein S10, chloroplastic isoform X2 encodes MAVSSISATLIPSLPLSNSSPFPSSKAKLTSFSLPASHNVTKLPALRPSLLSSTRVYAAPEVLDSPVPPPEILEGPNSDEITPKQKIRIKLRSYFVPLIEDSCKQIMDAARNTNAKTMGPVPLPTKKRIYCVLKSPHVHKDARFHFEIRTHQRLIDILYPTAQTIDSLMQLDLPAGVDVEVKL; translated from the exons ATGGCGGTTTCTTCAATTTCCGCAACCCTAATTCCTTCTCTTCCCCTCTCCAATTCTTCTCCATTTCCTTCCTCTAAAGCCAAGCTCACTTCTTTCTCTTTGCCCGCTTCCCACAATGTCACAAAGCTTCCAGCTTTGAGACCCTCACTGTTGTCATCCACTAGGGTCTATGCTGCTCCTGAAGTCCTCGATAGCCCAGTTCCGCCTCCAGAAATCCTTGAAGGGCCCAATTCCGACGAG ATAACACCGAAGCAGAAGATTAGGATTAAGCTTAGATCGTACTTTGTGCCTCTGATAGAGGATTCTTGCAAGCAGATAATGGATGCTGCAAGGAACACAAATGCAAAGACTATGGGCCCTGTGCCCTTACCAACTAAAAAGCGGATCTACTGTGTTCTGAAATCACCCCATGTCCACAAGGATGCAAGGTTCCATTTTGAGATCCGTACCCACCAGCGACTTATTGACATTCTTTACCCAACTGCCCAGACGATCGATTCCTTGATGCAACTTGACCTTCCTGCTGGAGTTGATGTTGAGGTCAAGCTTTGA